ttaattacatTTTATTGTTTGAAATTATACAGTTCTGTTTGAAAATTCAGAAAGAGGAGGAGTTAGACAGTTTTTTGTGCCCAAAGTCAACcttaaaagctaatttcctgcaattctacacattttgccattgcttatgacatgttcatatgctatctgggggggCCCAACTAAAAAATAGAAACATTTAAAGGAATTATTGGGGGGGGGGTGACAAATCGACCTGTTCTAAATATtggagtcgcatcatgcagccttagaatgcattagaaatcaaaacatatagcttaaggtttgtatcacaactaaagttgcataaataactctaaattaagcatataggaggacctgtttcaaattatcactttgttaacctcgctcaatacagaatagccgcatgtgcccTTGGAAATCGTTtgggaaaaatatattttatattttattcagctatattcaattgtattcttcttactataaaataatataaaatactggctgtatttctgcattttgaaagttatatatcttggaaacttgattgctgacatgcaaaacattttgggactatatcaacaattgactaaagaaacaaataccaaaagttcgtttttgggtggagttttcctttaatgcAGCTGTTTGTGCCACTGAGATTTTGTTGGGTATAGTTGATACAGTCCATCACCACCACTGACTGAATGATTAGCTATGTAGACCTATTAACAATGTTGTTATATAATCAGTTACTTCGCTTATGTACTCCAATACTGACCTGTAATGAAATATTTAGCTAGATAAAGACAATATTTGTTATTCTATATTCTGCTATATTCTGCTAACGCCACCTGGTGGTGACCAAACAGAATGTTTACCAAAAATTCACTATGACTGGTATTGGTAAACAGGAAGTGTACGTTGAAAATGTTACAACAGAGTAACCTGCGGGTAAACACACTGATATAAAAGCATATGGATTGGTATTTTGTTAGCTTTCATTGGGGGATGGTTAGAGTTACTGTAAATGTGTAAATTAGTATTCAGTCATTCAACCGGGTCAATCAGTACGTTTCGACTTTCTAGCTAGCTAGTCCACACTAGCTAGCATTATTTGTCCGTTGTTTCTAAACGCTTAAAAGGTAGCTAATTACAAAAtatgctagctacagtagctccGAAGCGTCTAGCCAAAGCAAATCTGCAGAGGTGTTGGGATTTCCCTTCGCTGTGGTTACCAATGGTCACGGTGACGCTTTACTTtagatagatagctagctaacgttagctaattagATTTGCTCAGATTTAACGCTGCTGCTGTCAGAGAAACATCATGGTAAGTATCGTACACTATCTAAGTCAAGATAAGAGTCATTTATCACAAGTCTCCTAATAAATCCTTGGTCATTCTGAAAGATCCACCCTCTTAAGATGTAATAGTGCTCAATGTAGGTTGTTGAGAGTTAGCTAATTCCTCACAGCAAGATAGCTTCTAGCTAAAGCTTACACCTATTCAAGTGCCAGTCACCCCCATTGACTGCAGTGACATTTGTTTTAAAACCCTAACCTATGTGTTCCTAATCGATACAGGCTAAACAGAAGAAAGGACAGAAGAGTAAGTCCCTCTGATGTTTTTCTTTACCAATTGAAATCATGCACAATACAACTTGAATGGAGACAAGCGCACAGATTCATTCAATATTATGTTTTTGTACTACAGGTTCAATTGATGATATGTTAGGAGACCTGTTGGGAGATGATGGTATGTGTTTACATCCCTACAACAGCTCTATGACCATTCAAACTGACAATTAAttagtataatatactgtaaatacACACTGTGTAGtgaaaaggcttctcaacagcttctaccctcaagccataagactcctgaacagctaatcatggctacctggactatttgcactgccccccccccaccccaccccaccccaccccacccccctcttttacgctgcagctactctgtttattatttatgcatagtcacttaaactctacccacatgtacatatacatacatacactaactgtaagtcgctctggataagagcgtctgctaaatgactaaaatgtaaatattacctcaactagccggtgcccccgcacattgactctgtaccggtacccccctgtatatagcctccctactgttatcttattttactgctgctctttagttatttgcttttatttttttacttaacactttttttatttgactttttctttaaaaaactgcattgttggttaagggcttgtaagtaagcatttcactgtaatgtctacacctgttgtattcggcgcatgtggcaaataacatttgatttgatggtaCATTTTTCCTGTTTATTTGTACAGATTTCCCAGTGAAGGCCAAAGCTCCGGCCCGTGAAGCAGGCAGACTAGGACCTCCTCTACCATCACAAAGTGGAAAACGGTGAGTTAACTGGGACTGAAAGAATGTACTGCCAGAACAGAGATTAGTCTCAACTCTTTCTTTGACTTTCTTTCTTGACCATTTAGACAGAGGATACTGTCACAGTCAGCTTGCTAATTCTATGCGTTTCGGTTCTCCAGCTCACTATTGGGCGACGACGACTTCTTCAGCAAACTGGCTGAGGAAGCTGAAAATGATGAGGTGAGTTGGCAGGTCATACATTAAGGATTGCAGGGAGGCAGTTGACTGACTATGCTTTCCTTCATATACATATTTTATCTTCACTTCCAATCCAGGGCTCTGATGTTTCTGAGGCTGATCCCACAGCCTTACTGGAAAGTATGAAGGTAATGATGCCTTGTTCTAATTACAAGTTACTCCAGGCTTTATGTGTGAACATTCATAACCCAGCTGTGTCTGTTCTATCCTTACATAGGACATAGATGATATGGACGCTGATCTCTTTGGATCAAAGAAAAAGCCCAGTTCAGCCCCAGCTCAGAGTAAATGCTCCGGCATTGGAGGACCTACGAAAGATCCTCCTAAATCAGGAAACAAGTTAAAAGGAGGGGGAATCTCAGATGAGCCAGCCATTGAGGAGAAGAAGCCCAGTTCTGCTCCTGCATCCACAGCACGTGGCTACAAGAAGTTCAGCTTCACTGGTGAGCTGACTGTCCTATCTGGTCTCTTTGGCTAGTCTGGCTACACCATGGGTTATCAATGACCCAGGCCAACAAATTTGTATTAATACAATAGAAATATACATAATTGTACATTATTTCTCCCTATTGCTGCATTGCttcagatgatgatgatgatcttgCCCCAACAACTGACAAAAAAGGTACCAAAGCTAAGATGGATGTTACAGTTGGACCTGTGTATACACCAAAAAATATCAGGTCAACTGTAAAAATCCATTAGAGTGGCCCTAAGTGTAGTGAAAATCTGTTACTATTTAAGTAGAGATCTTAACAGACCATAGAGCATATCAATATCAAAACAGTATCCCCAGCTCTGATATCATGTCTGTTGTCTACAGACTTTGATGATCCTTTGGCTGACCTGTTAGATGATCTACCCATAGAAGACAAAAAGGAACCAAAAATCACCAAAAAGGCCCCAGACTCCCCTATCATAAAGAAAAAAGAAACAGGTTGGTGAACTTTTTTGTGTCTTTTATTTGTGTATTTATACATTGTAACATACCCAAAAGAAGAGATAGCCAGAATGTATCAAATGCATACATTTCTCTTGTAGCCTCACCAGCTCCAGTTCCAAAGAAGCGGGATGACCTTACGTTTGATGATGACGAGGATGACCTAATGGATGCATTGGGGTTTGGAGAGAGTCCCAAACAGAGCCCTAAGAAGACGGAGACAGTGCTTGTACCAAAGAAAGAGAGGTAGGGTCTGAAATGCCTCAGTCAACATCACACGTTCCAACCAAGGCTATCACAAAACCTATGGACTATGATAAACCCAACAAAAAGTTCATTTGAAATGCACCCTCCCTGTTCCTCTGCCCTGACTGTCTACCAGCAGTGAGCTCCCTCAGAGAGCACGCACCAGGCTAGATGAGATTCTGGGGCGCGGGACGTCCCCTCACCTTCTGGAGCGCCCTCCAACAGGGGAGAGGAAGGACCCTCCGCAGCAGCAGGaaaagcagcagcagcaacaacatcaGAAGACCCCCACTACTAAAGGTAGCTAACACCCAATGTTTTTGTACTGAAAGTGTGATGTGGTATTCTTGAATGAATGAAACAAGAGTTTGTTTCCCTTTGTCAGACCCCTTCCTAGAAGAAGACCTGACGTTTGGTTCTTATCAGCCCACACTGGTCACTACACCTGAGGGACGCCACTCACGCAGACAGTCGGTCAGGTAAGTCAGAGCTCAGCAGGAGCCCTCCTCATAGTTTGGTTTGGTCAAAGCCTGGATCAATGCATAGttcggtcaataaaaaaagtcCATCATATTTGGAGATAATCTGAGTTCCTGAAGTTTatctatgtaggctactggaccAGAGTGTATGACAAAGGAAATGGCCACCATCTAAGATTAGCCACTCGTTTTCAGATTCTCCACTGAGGACATCAGTGCCTCTTCTCCTGAGAAGAAACCCAAACCCATCACGCTCACCACTACCTTCCCCCGGCCTGCTGCAGACTGGCTGGGGCTCTCGcaggatgatgaggaggaggaagagaaggaaaagCCCCCGCCTGTACCAGAACCCTTGAAGACCCCCtcctctttgtcagtgggaagtAAACCCTCCTCATCTGGCAACCGCATTCCACAGCCATTGACAGAGACCCCAAACACCTCTTCCAAACCCCCCAAGCCAGTAGGACCCAGTGCAGAGGTCTCTGCCAGCCAAAAGGATGAAGATGATTGGCTATCAGGGGCATTGAGCAGGAAGAAGACTCAATCATCCACACGGTCAGAGGAAAAGAAGACAACCCAGGAAGACTTTCTGGGGCTTGGAGATGAGGTGGATCTGGAGTCGTTTCTCAGGTAAGGCTAGGACTAGTGTACTCTACAGGGCAGGCAGGGTCATACCAACACAGTTCTAAAGAAACGCCTACATTAGAAGCGACTGCTTACATCTCAGTATGTTGACATTGATTGTCTGTTACTTCCTCAGTAAACGTGGTTCTTCACCAGCTTCCAGGAGGAAAGATGCATCTACCCCCAACACGGAACCAGGGTATGATCAACCTTCATCTAAATAGCTGTGATGTATAATATTACCACTGCAATATTGCCCCAGTGAGCCATATGAGTTGTGGTGCTTTTGGACATTGAAGTCAGGATTGTATTCCTTCAAGAGATTCTCCTCTGCCCAGGGAGCCCAGCCCTACTGCTCATTCTACCCCATTGAGAGAGGACCAGTCCAGGCCTGGTATGTTACACTCACTCCTATCTTAGAGGACCCAACTAACCATGTCCCTTTCCCTCTACGTTGTGCTATTCAACTTCTAACTCAGGGGAGGCATCTTTTATAACAACCATGTTTTGTTTTTCCAAGCCAAGTCCCTTTCTAGTCATTTGGCTGACCCAGAGCCTACTAGAATGTCTACCCCTATCCCAACTGACCCTCCTGACCAGACACAGGAAACCAATCACATATTCACCGGTGACCCAGATGAGCCAATATGGGCAAAGAGTCATGCCCAGCCCCGACCAGCTCATTCCACTGCTGAAGAAACTGAGCCTATCAGGCAGAATTCACACATAGACCACACCACTCACTCACCAACACCTAAGACCCGTACTGAGCGTGTCTCACATCCACAACCCACAGTCCTGTCAAAGGCATGCAtcagctctcctctccccacagaTACCAGTCGAGCAGTCCACTCAtctcctccacaatcacccacaATAGTCATCCAAAATCCGCCCACCAAACCTCAGCCTTTCCCTTCCTCTCAACCAGTCTCCCCCTTTCCATCCACAGCTGTGTCTGCTAGAGTAGGCTTCTCTCCTGACCAGACCCCAGACCCCTCTCCCCTGCCAACCTCTGCTACTGCTAGCATTAGCATCCCCCTGCCCCAGCAATACCACCCACCAGCCCTGCAGGATCACAGGGGGCCAGGATGGCCAAGTCCAGCAGAGCTGCCCCCTAACTACCCTGTTCAGCAATGGCAGTCTATGTCTGGCCCCATGCCCTATGCTGTGATGCCTGGCTCTATGCGGTGTAGGTACTCTTAGGGAAACATAGGGATAGCTTGTGGACAGTGTAGTCATTTTGAATAATTTTCTAACTGTATTAGTATTTCTGATAGTTTCTTATTAATCACTGCAATTGATGATGGGCAGATTGTCCAGATTGACACATACTGTTCTTGGTTTCCCAGTGCCACAGCAAAGCCAGATGCAGAACACTGCACCTGCTGTCCAACCACAGGTATGTAGAGGCCTTTCTATTTTTAGTTTATATGCCCTAATGTCATTATGGATGATTTATGTTTGGAAACCAGAAGTCACCTTTTTAATTGTTTAACTCTTCCTCTCTTTTAAACAGGTGTCTCTTTCAGCAGACAGTTTTCAACAAATGTTACTACAACAGCAGCAGGTAAAACAAATCTCCAATCACAGTTACTTTTTCATTTAATGGAAACACTTCGCATTTAATTAGTTTTACTAATGTGAACACAGATACCTCAGGTTTTATCAGATGTTCTCTTTTGTGAGTCTTGGGTAACTTGACTTTGGTACCTGTCTCTGTCCGTAGTTGGTGCAGTCCCAGCTGCTGGGGTTAGGGGGAGCTGTGGATGTAGTTGGGCtgcagagacagaagagagagactgagaagcAGAATGGAGATCTAGCTTTACAGGCACGCATCATCAAACTGGAGGGACAGGTATTTATCAGCTGTCATTTTTACAGTGCTCTTCCTCTTTCTGCCACTTTCATAAACAACATTCAGCTCTGACTACTGCATCTTCTCTTCCAGGTGAGATCTCTACAGCTGGAGCTACACCAGAACCAGATGTTGCTGGAGAGTGTTCAGCAGAGACACAAGCAGGACACTGAGCTcatggagaacacacacaggtaTGACAGGAGCTCTGAGACCTATAGAGGTCCTGCCACCACCACACAGACTGAATCACTACCTCTTTACCCAAAAGAGTGTGTGTTGCATCCACCAGGGCTCGTGTGAAGCTGCTTGAGGATTCTGCAGCACAGCGAGAAGCACGGGCACGACAGGAATGCGAGGATCTAGCGGAGCGCCTGGCCACCGCCACGCGTATAGCTGAACAGGAGCGTACAGAGCTGCAGGCACAGCACCAGCGCAGACTGGCCCAAACCCAGCAGGACAGAGACCGAGAGGTGGAGAGACTCAGGGACCTACAGAGGTAGGGGGCTACAAGATACCACATTAGAGAACATGAGATTGTGGCCATCCCTGTATTTTCTCCCTAAAGCCCAGCTATTTTCACTGCTTGTGGATAACAAAATGTATCTTATCTTTATTTCCATAATGTTCCTTAATTTTTCCTTGCTTTGTCACTGTTTCCTTCCTCTAGGAAGTCTATTTTGGAGATGAAGAAAGACCATGAGGATCAGGTCCAGAGGCTGAAGAGATTGAAGGATGAGGAGATTGATGCTGTGACCAGTGCCACATCACAAACCAGGTCACATGCATTTCTACTCAATACTCTTTTttttgtactcctgagtggcgcagtggtctaaggcactgcatcgcagtgctaactgtgtcactagagatcctggttcgaatccaggctctgtcgcagccggccgcgaccgggagactcatgggcggcgcacaattggcccagcgtcgtccagggtaggggagggaatggccggccgggatgtagctcagttgatagagcatggcgtttgcaacgccagggttgtgggttcgattcccacggggggccagtataaaaaaatatgtattcactaactgtaagtcgctctggataagagcgtctgctaaatgactaaaatgtaaatgtaaaaaatgttttaaccATACTCTAAGTCTCCAATGTTTGCATAAGAATTATACAGAGGACATGCAACATGTAACCAAACTCGGAACTAACTGTAAGTTGACATCATATAGCCTCTTATTCTGTGTATTGGTGTTGTAGGTCCCTGACAGTGGTGATTGAGCAGATGGAGCATTTCTCCCACAGGCTGGGGGACCTTTCGTCTCGGGTGGAGAGCACCCATGAGAACACAGCTCAGGGGCTGGAGCAAGGGGCACGGCAGAGAGACGAACAGCTCCGAGGTATCATACCACTACTCAGTTTTATGAAAAGAAAACAATGATTTTCATAATAAAGTAGTTTCTATTTATTTTCCATTGAGTCAGTGAGAATGTCCTGATGTTATGTGAAAGTCAGCTTGTCTACTTGTCTCAGTGATGCAGGACCGTCTGGGCCAGCAGCAGAGGGCCATGGCAGAGGAGAGAACAAGGCTCAAAGAAGTCATCGCCAAGATGGACACCCAGCTGGCTGAGCAGCAGAGGCAACTAGAGAAGGTCAGGAGTCACTAAGAGGCTTTGACTGTGCTTTTATGAcaggtcgtcattgtaaatacgaTTTTTCTTAATTGACTTACCTGTATAAATAAAAGGTCAAATAAAATTTATGCCATATCACTCTGGAACAAAATTAATGGGATCGTAATGGAAAACTTGCCTTGAGTGACTTCACTTGAGGTCTTGTGTGTCAACACAGGGCTCCAGACTTACATTTTCCCCTGGTTGCACTGCTGCCAGTAACGTTTTCTTTTGGTggcaccccccaaaaaaaatctgcAGTGTCACAATAGAGTACATTTGAGTCATCATcttataataaagcattgtgaATGACTTTAAGTGTAATAGACAAAGTTATTCAATAAATAAGTTGTTACATCTAACATGTCCAAGCAATATTTTTTTATGCAACCTAGTCCACAAGTACACTATTTTTGTTAGATTTTACTGTCGATCTCCAGAAATGTCTGCGTGTTTTGTTCAATAGAGATGAATTTGCCTTCATCTTTGTGCGAAATATGATATAGGCCTAATTCAATTGGTGCTAATTCACCACCTAAGGAAGTGGAAACTCAACACATTAGCTAGATCGCCAACTCTAAATATAACACCCACTGCTAGTAGCATGTATTAAtctaacagtaaatgtaatgtcctaaaaAAAATTTTGCAATGAGGCCTAGTGCACTTAGCGATGGCCGATGCGCAATTTCGCACAGCTCAATAATCATTGTTAAGaattatacctacagaaagcGGAGACCCTCCTCCATTTTTAATATGGACAACTAGCTTGCTTCCAAAGTTGTTATTTTCTCCACAACTGTATTTTGAAATGTTATACAATCCCGAGGGGCACACAAgggggagagtgagtgagaggatCGCTCATTACAGCAGCCGGCCCCACCGAAACGGGCAGGCAGTGATTCAATAGGAATCAAGAGGATAACGCACTTTACTGTTTAACAAATTCATGGTTTTATCCGCCCCAAAAATAGAACATTTTGATTGAGGTGACCAGGTAGAAGGTGCAGCTCGCACCAGTGCCACCAACAAAAAAATGTACTTGCACAGCCAAGTCAAAGGGTCGCAAAATGCAACTAAATGGTCACATTCTGAAGCCCTGTAACATTTTATTCACAAAGATAGGTTTGTTCTTGCATAAATGGTTCGCTTTTCCTTCCATTTCCCCAGAATGTTGAATATGATGATTGTGTGTTGTAGGAGCGCTGGAGGGTGAATGCGGAGCAGGCTAAGGCTGACTCATCTCAGAGAGGCCTGGACGAGGAGAGACGCTCTCTGACTCAGCACATCaacatggagagagaggagctggagagggcaAAAGTAAGACAGAGAGATACACTGAGAGAGAAATGGTAAACGATGTCTGCCAGATCTCTCCTTAACATGTATAATTTAGATTAGAAGACCCCCATCGATCCCTCGCTACTCCCCCTTTCTCCATGTCTAGAGTGCCCTGTTGGAGGAGCAGCAGCAGGTAATGCAGCGCTgtgcggaggagaggaggacgcTGGCGGCTGAGTGGACACAGTTCCACGCCCAGGAGAAGCAGAGGCAGGACCGGGCAGAGCGGGAGGCCAGCCGGGCGCTGGAGAGGGATGCCCACAGAGAGGGCTCCATCATCAGCATGGCACAGGTACTGCAGACTAGGGGCCAGGATAGGACAGCATGCAAAATGCCAGTGTTTTTtgttactaggcaagtcagttaagaacaaaatcgtatttacaatgacggcctacccgtTTTACCATGTACTAGTTCAGGTAATGGAGTGCACTCTACCCAGTCGTCATTACATTTCACTCACTTATTGATCTCAAGCAATTGAGATTTGCAGAGCTCTGAAGCAGGCCCAGTCTTCTCTGTAATCACCAGGAACAGGTGGACCTGAAGCTGCGTGCTGGGGAGCTGAAGCAGCGTGAGGAGGCTGTAGTGCGGGAGAGGGAGGCtctggagagacagagggaggagctggacagggagaaggagaggctgAGTGGTACAGGCCTGCGGCTGAAGACACGCGCCCAGGAGGTGGAGGCCTTCAGTAAGGTCTGGACCACAACACCTCACTACAATCACTATTAGCTAGCTACGGTGTGTATCACTGGGTTGAGACACACACGCAGGTTGTCAATTATGTATATAAATAATTGGTTGTTGTATGCGATAAAGTGGAGGTAGCACAATGTTGTGACCGGGCACCTTGCTCTGGTGTTTGCAGCTGGCGTCAGAGAAGtttgaggagggggagaaggccCTGCAGGAGGCCAGACAGGTGGAGACGGAGCACCAGACCAGGCTGAGGAGCATCCACTCCCAGATGGAGAGACTGAGACAGCAGGAGCAACACCTCCATCAGGTCAATAAGTGGATGGTATACCAGACAATCTCAGAACTCAAGGCCATTTGATAGTGTTCCAGCAGAGGAGCTATAGGACAGGCACATTATGGTTGGAATGGTAACATTGATGCTGTTCCATTTTTCCATTCTAGCCATTAATGAGCCTGTCCTATAGCTCCTCCGAAGTGTACAAATCAAATGTAACCCATCCGTCCTGCACCAGGCTCATTGAAATGTCCCGTTCTACAGGAGAGAATGAAGATGACAGAGCAGCGTAGAGAAGTGGAGAGACTGAAGCACAGCCTTCCAGTCACTCCTTTTCCTCAATCTATGGCCCCCATATTCACAGGTGGGCTGAGCCCTTAAAACATTTTCCCATGCATTAACACTCAGAACAGTATCTTTTACAATATTTTGATACTGCAGTTATCCTTTTACTGTAGCAGACGTCAGCCCAGTGTTGTCAGTACCGCAGATTGCGTCAACCCAGGCTGTTCCCCAGCCCTCACTCCTGTTCGCCGGTCCTGGTTCTACGGAGCTCCAGGCCAGATTGGCCCTGCTCAGGCACACAGCAGAGAAGGTAACTAATGCATTACTAACCAAATTGAGTGTGCTTACAATCAGTTTAAAGCATTTTACAACACGCCGGTCTGAAAGTTACCCTTGATGTGTTAGTAAAGATGGAACAAGCAGATTACTTTCAAAAATCTTTATTGTAGATAGAAATGTACTTGTTTTATCCTCTTAGGATCGTGACTTTCTGCAGGACGAGCAGTTCTTCTTGGACACACTCAAGAAAGCACCTTACAATTCAGCCTTTCACACAGATTAACTGTGCAGGGGTTTAGAGCCCCGTGACATCCTGGTTTTAAGTACTTCAATGTGCCATTAAACTTGACATTTTCTAATATGTTTGCATTGAACTTGTTTATTTTAGTCAGTCACTGATCAGTCATTTGGTGAATTTCAGTTCTTGAATCCTGTTCTTGGCACCACTTTCACCCTATGACCTAAAATGAAAAACATCTAGTAAGCCAAGGAAGGGTTCCAGCAGTCAACTGTTATCTTACAAAAACAGAAATTGAGTACATATGGATCTCCCATCAAGCCTCAGGGGTTTCAGTAAGTCAACACTGCTGTTCAGACAGGGATAACGTGTTTCATCACAGGCTTGTTACCCTCTTCACATCTGCACCTCTATTTCTCAAACCATCTAATCATCAGCCATAAGACTAATTCAGTTCATGGCCAAAGTAGTAGTTACCTGATCTCATTCCATTGGAGTTACTTGTATTTTCAGGGGGTCACATCCAGGTTTGTAGACCTGTAGAGAAATGTCCCATGTTTTTAATTTGGTTCAATGCTACAATTGCCAAAAGCATGGCAACATTCAGGGCTGTGGATTTCTCAGAGCAGCTTTATCCAGCGTCAGTTATCGCATCAGACGGCACTTCCTATGCAGCAATTTCATCACTGAAACCACAGGCACCATTATGTCCAGTGTAAAGTAAACCCAAAACATAGATGAGCACTTACCAATCAACTGTCCCCTTGACCCTCTGGcactataaaaaaaatatatatattaatacaTGTTCATCATTAAATACTTTAATCATTATCCCACAATATGAATCTCCCATCAAGTCTCAGGGGTTTCAATAGGTCAACACTGTTCTTCTGACAGGGATAACATGTTTCATCACAGACTTGTTACTTACACCATCCACAGCTTAACTACCATTACCATCAGCAATCTGACCAACGCTTAATGTCCAAAGTAGTGGTTACCTGCTCTCATGGGAGTAACTTCATTGAATCATTTTCATGGCATCACACCCAGGTTGGCAGATCTGTAAAAGAAATGACCATGTTAGTTTGGTTCTCATTACCACAATTGTCAAAAGCATGTGTACATTCAGGGCTGTGCATTTCTCAGAGCAGCTTCAGCCAGCGTCAGTTATCGCATCAGATGGCACTTCCTATGCAGCAATTTCATCACTGAAACTACAGGCACCATTATGTCTATAGTGCATAGTAAAACTAAAGAATGTCTACTGGATCAATTCAATGATCTTTGAGTCACAAGAGACCATAGAGGCTCTATCTAAGCACTTACCAATCAACTGTCCCTTCACCCGCCGAGGCCACAGCACTATAAGAATATATTTCATCAATATTAGTCCATTACTGCATGACTTcaattaatcatttagcagacgctcttatccagagcgacttagttagtgcatacatttctttatactggccccccgtgggaatcgaacccacaaccctggcgttgcaaacgccatgctctaccaactgagctacatccctg
This sequence is a window from Coregonus clupeaformis isolate EN_2021a chromosome 7, ASM2061545v1, whole genome shotgun sequence. Protein-coding genes within it:
- the LOC121568983 gene encoding fas-binding factor 1 homolog isoform X6; its protein translation is MAKQKKGQKSSIDDMLGDLLGDDDFPVKAKAPAREAGRLGPPLPSQSGKRSLLGDDDFFSKLAEEAENDEGSDVSEADPTALLESMKDIDDMDADLFGSKKKPSSAPAQSKCSGIGGPTKDPPKSGNKLKGGGISDEPAIEEKKPSSAPASTARGYKKFSFTGDDDDDLAPTTDKKDFDDPLADLLDDLPIEDKKEPKITKKAPDSPIIKKKETASPAPVPKKRDDLTFDDDEDDLMDALGFGESPKQSPKKTETVLVPKKESSELPQRARTRLDEILGRGTSPHLLERPPTGERKDPPQQQEKQQQQQHQKTPTTKDPFLEEDLTFGSYQPTLVTTPEGRHSRRQSVRFSTEDISASSPEKKPKPITLTTTFPRPAADWLGLSQDDEEEEEKEKPPPVPEPLKTPSSLSVGSKPSSSGNRIPQPLTETPNTSSKPPKPVGPSAEVSASQKDEDDWLSGALSRKKTQSSTRSEEKKTTQEDFLGLGDEVDLESFLSKRGSSPASRRKDASTPNTEPGDSPLPREPSPTAHSTPLREDQSRPVPQQSQMQNTAPAVQPQVSLSADSFQQMLLQQQQLVQSQLLGLGGAVDVVGLQRQKRETEKQNGDLALQARIIKLEGQVRSLQLELHQNQMLLESVQQRHKQDTELMENTHRARVKLLEDSAAQREARARQECEDLAERLATATRIAEQERTELQAQHQRRLAQTQQDRDREVERLRDLQRKSILEMKKDHEDQVQRLKRLKDEEIDAVTSATSQTRSLTVVIEQMEHFSHRLGDLSSRVESTHENTAQGLEQGARQRDEQLRVMQDRLGQQQRAMAEERTRLKEVIAKMDTQLAEQQRQLEKERWRVNAEQAKADSSQRGLDEERRSLTQHINMEREELERAKSALLEEQQQVMQRCAEERRTLAAEWTQFHAQEKQRQDRAEREASRALERDAHREGSIISMAQEQVDLKLRAGELKQREEAVVREREALERQREELDREKERLSGTGLRLKTRAQEVEAFSKLASEKFEEGEKALQEARQVETEHQTRLRSIHSQMERLRQQEQHLHQERMKMTEQRREVERLKHSLPVTPFPQSMAPIFTVILLL
- the LOC121568983 gene encoding fas-binding factor 1 homolog isoform X7, translating into MAKQKKGQKSSIDDMLGDLLGDDDFPVKAKAPAREAGRLGPPLPSQSGKRSLLGDDDFFSKLAEEAENDEGSDVSEADPTALLESMKDIDDMDADLFGSKKKPSSAPAQSKCSGIGGPTKDPPKSGNKLKGGGISDEPAIEEKKPSSAPASTARGYKKFSFTGDDDDDLAPTTDKKDFDDPLADLLDDLPIEDKKEPKITKKAPDSPIIKKKETASPAPVPKKRDDLTFDDDEDDLMDALGFGESPKQSPKKTETVLVPKKESSELPQRARTRLDEILGRGTSPHLLERPPTGERKDPPQQQEKQQQQQHQKTPTTKDPFLEEDLTFGSYQPTLVTTPEGRHSRRQSVRFSTEDISASSPEKKPKPITLTTTFPRPAADWLGLSQDDEEEEEKEKPPPVPEPLKTPSSLSVGSKPSSSGNRIPQPLTETPNTSSKPPKPVGPSAEVSASQKDEDDWLSGALSRKKTQSSTRSEEKKTTQEDFLGLGDEVDLESFLSKRGSSPASRRKDASTPNTEPGDSPLPREPSPTAHSTPLREDQSRPVPQQSQMQNTAPAVQPQVSLSADSFQQMLLQQQQLVQSQLLGLGGAVDVVGLQRQKRETEKQNGDLALQARIIKLEGQVRSLQLELHQNQMLLESVQQRHKQDTELMENTHRARVKLLEDSAAQREARARQECEDLAERLATATRIAEQERTELQAQHQRRLAQTQQDRDREVERLRDLQRKSILEMKKDHEDQVQRLKRLKDEEIDAVTSATSQTRSLTVVIEQMEHFSHRLGDLSSRVESTHENTAQGLEQGARQRDEQLRVMQDRLGQQQRAMAEERTRLKEVIAKMDTQLAEQQRQLEKERWRVNAEQAKADSSQRGLDEERRSLTQHINMEREELERAKSALLEEQQQVMQRCAEERRTLAAEWTQFHAQEKQRQDRAEREASRALERDAHREGSIISMAQSSL